A region of Coccinella septempunctata chromosome 5, icCocSept1.1, whole genome shotgun sequence DNA encodes the following proteins:
- the LOC123314286 gene encoding uncharacterized protein LOC123314286: MILKWLIFYIAIFSSLVSSRSSVQQETKHTIRNLGKNIQRIEETSQELTENIENTKITFEEFISEILRTCSQSEVFKNPKLVIEVFEDFCYNISEEIWRVFKIFLQLMNEICFMFRGLSSDISKLATTIYVSTSKTEAIVLGINIVFKIA; encoded by the exons atgattttgaaatgGTTGATATTCTACATAGCGATCTTTTCTTCTCTG GTGAGTTCAAGAAGTAGTGTGCAACAAGAAACGAAGCACACCATTCGAAACCTTGGTAAAAATATCCAACGAATTGAAGAAACCTCTCAAGAGTTAACAGAAAACATAGAAAACACGAAAATCACGTTCGAAGAATTCATTTCCGAAATATTGCGCACTTGTAGCCAATCCGAAGTTTTCAAAAATCCAAAGCTTGTAATAGAAGTATTTGAAGATTTCTGCTACAACATTAGTGAAGAAATATGGagagttttcaaaatttttcttcaattaatgaatgaaatttgTTTTATGTTTCGAGGGTTATCATCAGATATATCGAAATTAGCCACAACAATTTACGTGTCAACAAGCAAAACTGAGGCTATTGTTCTCGGAATAAATATAGTTTTCAAGATTGCCTAA